One part of the Dyadobacter sp. 676 genome encodes these proteins:
- a CDS encoding sterol desaturase family protein, translated as MPGTYDFEDLILKLSTPFYICLIALEIFLTYKTPHEELAKRPAYSLKDTLMNAALMLLNGGIDLLFRAAYVSVLIWFYNFSPFEPIADPYLYWLALFLAEDLAFYTLHYVDHHCRLFWAVHVTHHSSEHFNLTTGFRSSVFQPLYRFVYFIPLALAGFNPADIIVMYSITQIYGIIVHTEYVGKLGWLEYIFVTPSHHRVHHASNVRYLDKNMGMCLIIWDRIFGTFQEELPGEPPRYGLTKPMEQKGIAQTVFHEWMAIGEDFKQPVDFKTKLKYLFKAPGWSPDGSRETSRDLQRKLVNSTSAVGYRPSDDIGGENLRRKVGNGTSPVGYQPSESVVGENIAIESRQPTADSQSTI; from the coding sequence ATGCCCGGCACTTATGATTTTGAAGATCTCATTCTAAAACTGTCGACGCCATTTTATATATGTCTGATCGCCCTTGAGATCTTTTTAACATACAAGACACCACATGAGGAACTGGCCAAACGTCCGGCCTATTCTTTGAAGGACACGTTAATGAACGCGGCGCTGATGCTGCTGAACGGCGGTATCGACCTGCTTTTCCGGGCCGCATACGTAAGCGTACTGATCTGGTTCTACAATTTTTCGCCGTTCGAACCGATCGCCGACCCTTATCTGTACTGGCTGGCATTGTTCCTGGCCGAAGACCTGGCATTTTATACGCTGCATTACGTCGACCACCACTGCCGGCTGTTCTGGGCGGTGCACGTGACGCACCATTCGTCGGAGCATTTCAACCTTACTACCGGCTTCCGGTCTTCGGTTTTCCAGCCGCTTTACCGTTTCGTATACTTCATTCCGCTGGCATTGGCCGGTTTCAATCCGGCTGATATTATCGTGATGTATTCCATTACACAGATTTACGGCATTATCGTTCACACCGAATACGTGGGCAAGCTCGGCTGGCTGGAATACATTTTCGTAACGCCGTCACACCATCGTGTACACCATGCGAGCAATGTCCGGTATCTCGACAAAAACATGGGAATGTGCCTCATTATATGGGACCGCATTTTCGGGACTTTCCAGGAAGAACTGCCCGGCGAACCGCCACGCTACGGCCTCACCAAGCCAATGGAGCAGAAAGGTATCGCCCAAACCGTTTTCCACGAGTGGATGGCCATCGGAGAGGATTTCAAGCAGCCGGTGGATTTCAAAACAAAGCTGAAATACCTCTTCAAGGCACCGGGCTGGTCGCCGGACGGGTCGCGGGAAACAAGCAGGGACCTGCAACGGAAGCTGGTAAATAGCACTTCAGCTGTCGGCTATCGGCCGTCGGACGATATAGGAGGTGAAAATTTGCGGCGAAAAGTGGGGAATGGGACTTCGCCAGTCGGCTATCAGCCTTCGGAAAGTGTGGTGGGAGAAAATATAGCAATCGAAAGCCGACAGCCGACGGCCGACAGCCAAAGCACTATTTAA
- a CDS encoding DUF2442 domain-containing protein, producing the protein MPAEALVEQHSELIVKNGTNFMVNFNMKKAEAMKIHRVWFDETNIYLVLDSGHIIGNPLAWFKRLENATSEQLLRFELGPLGDSIHWEELDEYLSLESFFDFKRELNYAKI; encoded by the coding sequence ATGCCCGCCGAGGCGTTGGTTGAACAGCATTCGGAACTGATTGTAAAAAATGGCACGAATTTCATGGTGAATTTTAATATGAAAAAAGCAGAAGCTATGAAGATCCATAGAGTTTGGTTTGACGAAACCAATATATACCTGGTGCTCGACAGCGGTCACATCATCGGTAATCCGCTGGCTTGGTTCAAACGACTGGAAAACGCTACTTCAGAGCAGCTGCTTCGATTTGAACTCGGCCCCTTAGGCGACAGCATTCACTGGGAAGAATTGGACGAATATCTGAGCCTCGAAAGCTTTTTCGACTTCAAAAGAGAGCTCAACTACGCGAAGATTTAG
- a CDS encoding FAD-dependent protein has protein sequence MQHTLQLSLAPEIALDEDNFRRFVIQKLRLRESDAPFIRKTRQSIDARSRQVKINVQAEVYVGETPPPLAGTRIVYPDVSKRPQALIVGCGPAGMFAALRLIELGIKPVLFERGKDVRTRRRDLAAINKEHHVNPESNYCFGEGGAGTYSDGKLYTRSNKRGDIRRVLEIFVAHSASEQILIDTHPHIGTNKLPVVVSEMRESILNAGGEIHFDTKVTDLVIRDNRITGVVTNHYDEHTGLGVILATGHSARDIYEMLHAKNVLIESKSFAMGVRIEHPQNTIDKIQYHCEVDRGPYLPAASYSLVTQTHYKGAQRGVFSFCMCPGGFIVPAATASGEVVVNGMSPSRRDSPYANSGMVVTIEDADLVPYREFGPMAGLQLQRELEQAACKLAGATQTAPAQLALDFVKGRTSAQLRDTSYQPGLQSVDLYDVLPAHIAFPLRDALSDFGRKIRGYLSGDAQLIGVESRTSSPVRIPRERDTCEHPEIKGLFPCGEGAGYAGGIMSAAMDGERCAEQLAKLYARALA, from the coding sequence ATGCAACATACGCTTCAACTTTCCCTGGCGCCGGAAATCGCGCTGGACGAGGACAATTTCCGTCGGTTTGTAATTCAAAAACTTCGCCTGCGCGAAAGCGACGCACCTTTTATCCGCAAAACGCGCCAATCGATTGATGCCCGTAGCCGGCAAGTGAAAATTAATGTGCAAGCCGAAGTTTACGTCGGGGAAACCCCTCCCCCATTGGCAGGCACGCGCATTGTGTACCCGGATGTAAGCAAGCGCCCGCAGGCGTTGATCGTCGGCTGCGGACCGGCCGGAATGTTTGCCGCATTGCGACTCATCGAGCTGGGGATCAAGCCCGTTTTGTTTGAACGGGGAAAAGATGTACGTACGAGACGGCGCGACCTCGCAGCTATTAACAAGGAACACCACGTCAACCCGGAATCCAACTACTGCTTCGGAGAAGGCGGTGCCGGCACTTACTCCGACGGCAAGCTCTATACACGCTCCAACAAACGGGGCGATATTCGCCGGGTGCTGGAAATTTTCGTCGCACACAGCGCCAGCGAACAGATCCTGATCGATACACATCCGCATATCGGTACAAACAAACTACCGGTTGTTGTCTCCGAAATGCGTGAAAGTATTTTGAATGCAGGCGGCGAAATCCATTTCGATACCAAAGTCACCGATCTCGTCATCCGTGACAACCGGATCACCGGCGTCGTGACGAACCATTACGACGAGCATACGGGCCTCGGCGTTATTTTAGCAACCGGGCATTCCGCGCGGGACATTTATGAGATGCTTCATGCAAAAAACGTCCTGATCGAAAGCAAGTCCTTCGCAATGGGCGTTCGGATCGAGCATCCTCAGAATACGATTGACAAAATACAATATCACTGTGAGGTCGATCGCGGCCCGTACCTGCCTGCCGCTTCTTACAGCCTCGTCACTCAAACCCACTACAAAGGCGCGCAACGGGGCGTTTTCTCCTTTTGTATGTGCCCGGGCGGCTTTATCGTGCCAGCCGCTACGGCTTCCGGCGAGGTGGTCGTCAACGGCATGTCACCTTCGCGCAGGGATTCGCCCTATGCCAATTCGGGGATGGTGGTGACGATCGAAGACGCCGATCTTGTCCCTTATAGAGAATTCGGCCCGATGGCCGGTCTGCAACTGCAACGCGAGCTGGAACAAGCCGCCTGCAAACTCGCGGGTGCCACACAAACAGCACCGGCTCAGCTTGCCCTGGACTTTGTGAAAGGTCGTACTTCCGCCCAGTTGCGCGATACTTCGTACCAACCCGGCCTGCAATCGGTCGATTTATACGACGTCCTGCCGGCGCACATCGCCTTCCCGTTGCGCGATGCGTTATCGGATTTCGGCCGGAAAATACGCGGTTACCTCTCCGGCGACGCCCAGCTCATCGGCGTCGAAAGCCGCACTTCCTCGCCGGTACGCATCCCCCGCGAACGCGACACATGTGAGCATCCGGAAATAAAAGGTTTGTTCCCTTGCGGCGAAGGGGCCGGGTATGCGGGAGGCATTATGTCGGCCGCCATGGATGGAGAAAGATGTGCAGAGCAACTGGCGAAGTTGTATGCGAGAGCGCTCGCTTAG
- a CDS encoding CoA pyrophosphatase, which produces MAALESFSAFTEQLTQKLTFPLPGEAAHRTMQASSRLRLTFKPNPKTRKSAVLILFYPYQDEIYFPLILRPAYDGVHSGQVAFPGGRYELSDENLIRTALREAQEEIGLRLTDVKILGALTELFIPASNFHVLPVVAAMPYRPDFYPDPREVEDIFEIKLEEISDINIIGSSDIQVRGEQVHAPHYMVQGYKIWGATAMMISELLAVLNAPDN; this is translated from the coding sequence ATGGCCGCACTGGAATCATTTTCCGCATTTACCGAACAGCTAACTCAGAAATTAACATTTCCGCTACCCGGTGAGGCGGCCCACCGGACCATGCAAGCGTCTTCCCGCCTTCGTCTGACTTTCAAGCCCAACCCCAAAACGCGCAAAAGTGCAGTACTGATCCTGTTTTATCCGTATCAGGACGAAATCTATTTTCCGCTGATCCTGCGCCCGGCGTACGATGGCGTGCACAGCGGCCAGGTAGCATTCCCCGGGGGACGTTACGAATTGAGCGACGAAAACCTGATACGCACTGCATTGCGGGAGGCCCAGGAGGAAATAGGTTTGCGATTGACGGATGTCAAAATATTAGGCGCGTTGACCGAACTTTTCATTCCGGCGAGCAACTTTCACGTGTTGCCTGTGGTAGCCGCCATGCCCTACCGCCCCGACTTCTACCCCGACCCCCGCGAGGTGGAAGATATTTTTGAGATCAAATTGGAGGAAATCTCTGATATTAATATTATCGGATCGAGCGATATCCAAGTACGTGGGGAACAGGTACATGCGCCGCATTACATGGTGCAGGGTTATAAAATCTGGGGTGCTACGGCGATGATGATCAGTGAACTGCTGGCTGTGCTGAATGCGCCGGACAACTGA
- a CDS encoding sugar phosphate isomerase/epimerase, translating into MSQSRRQFLNTLAVSAGAAVLSEAARAEQNAGPYPLSCNQYSWITFYARDGKDWGKDLDASLAEFASTGLKAYEPAFNTAAEVPELLPVLKKYQLAMPSVYVNTSLHEAAEASKSIESVLAIAEALKPVDTKIIVTNPNPIQWGSDKNKTDGQLTEQAGNLDKLGAELRKRGMALAYHTHDVELRAAAREFHHMLLATDPKNVSLCLDVHWVYRGSGNSEVALFDIVKLYGKRIAELHLRQSKGGIWQETFTEGDIDYPKLAQMLDSMGVKPHLVLEQCLEKTSPKTMDGVQAHKEDLVYVKKVFGV; encoded by the coding sequence ATGTCGCAAAGCCGCCGTCAATTCCTGAATACCCTGGCTGTATCCGCCGGGGCTGCCGTGCTCTCGGAAGCTGCTCGCGCCGAACAAAACGCGGGGCCATACCCATTATCGTGCAACCAGTATTCGTGGATTACCTTTTATGCCCGCGATGGCAAGGACTGGGGCAAGGATTTGGACGCCTCGCTGGCCGAGTTTGCTTCGACGGGGCTGAAAGCCTACGAACCTGCGTTCAATACAGCGGCCGAGGTGCCAGAACTACTTCCGGTACTCAAAAAATACCAGTTGGCGATGCCCTCGGTTTATGTCAATACTTCATTGCATGAAGCGGCGGAAGCGTCTAAATCCATCGAATCCGTGCTGGCGATCGCGGAAGCGCTGAAACCTGTCGATACTAAAATCATCGTCACCAACCCGAACCCTATTCAATGGGGAAGCGACAAGAACAAAACCGACGGGCAACTGACCGAACAAGCCGGAAACCTCGATAAGCTCGGGGCCGAACTGAGGAAGCGTGGCATGGCCCTCGCATACCATACGCACGACGTGGAGTTGCGCGCCGCTGCACGGGAGTTCCACCACATGCTGCTCGCTACCGATCCGAAAAATGTGTCGCTATGCCTGGATGTGCATTGGGTTTACCGCGGCTCCGGCAATTCGGAGGTGGCATTGTTCGACATTGTAAAACTGTATGGCAAACGCATCGCGGAGCTGCATTTGCGGCAATCGAAAGGCGGGATCTGGCAGGAGACGTTCACGGAAGGAGACATCGATTATCCAAAATTGGCGCAAATGCTGGATAGCATGGGCGTGAAGCCGCATTTGGTTCTGGAACAATGTCTTGAAAAAACTTCGCCGAAGACCATGGACGGCGTTCAGGCGCATAAGGAGGATTTGGTTTATGTGAAGAAGGTGTTTGGGGTTTAA
- a CDS encoding acyl-CoA dehydrogenase family protein has protein sequence MTPTDFFNVSDLLTEEQRLIQQTVRDFSDREIKPVIEEFAQKAEFPEHLIPKFGELGVFGPTIPAEYGGGGSDYTSYGLMCQEIERGDSGMRSTVSVQSSLVMWPIYAFGSEEQKRKYLPKLATGEWLGCFGLTEPDHGSNPGGMKTHLTKTEGGYVLNGSKMWISNAPFAHMGVVWARNEAGRVQGVIVERGMEGFSTPEIHHKWSLRASATGELVFDQVFIPETYLLPGAVGLKAALQCLDKARYGIAWGAIGAAIDCYETAVKYSAERIQFDRPIGAFQLTQKKLAEMLTEITKAQLLAWRLGQLMDAGKATTVQISMAKRNNVEMALNIAREARQILGAMGITGEYPVMRHMMNLESVITYEGTHDIHLLILGAEITGIQAFK, from the coding sequence ATGACCCCGACAGACTTCTTCAACGTATCCGACCTGCTGACCGAAGAGCAGCGCCTTATTCAGCAAACCGTTCGTGATTTTTCGGATCGGGAAATCAAACCTGTTATCGAGGAATTCGCACAGAAGGCCGAATTTCCAGAACATTTAATTCCGAAATTCGGTGAACTGGGCGTGTTCGGACCGACGATTCCGGCCGAATATGGCGGCGGGGGATCGGACTACACCAGCTACGGGCTCATGTGCCAGGAGATCGAGCGGGGCGATTCGGGTATGCGGTCGACGGTTTCCGTGCAAAGCTCTCTGGTGATGTGGCCGATTTACGCGTTCGGTTCGGAAGAACAAAAACGGAAATACCTGCCCAAGCTCGCTACCGGTGAATGGTTGGGATGTTTCGGGCTTACCGAACCCGACCACGGTTCCAATCCCGGCGGGATGAAAACACATTTGACGAAAACCGAGGGCGGTTATGTGCTTAATGGCTCCAAAATGTGGATTTCGAATGCCCCTTTTGCACACATGGGCGTGGTATGGGCGCGCAACGAAGCAGGGAGAGTGCAGGGCGTGATCGTCGAGCGTGGGATGGAAGGTTTTTCAACCCCTGAAATCCACCATAAGTGGTCGCTACGCGCGAGTGCGACGGGCGAACTGGTTTTTGACCAGGTATTTATTCCTGAAACATATCTGCTTCCAGGTGCCGTAGGACTGAAAGCGGCATTGCAATGTCTCGATAAGGCCCGCTACGGCATCGCCTGGGGTGCTATCGGCGCGGCGATCGATTGTTATGAAACGGCCGTCAAGTATTCCGCAGAGCGCATTCAGTTCGATAGGCCGATAGGGGCATTCCAGCTTACGCAAAAGAAATTGGCCGAAATGCTGACGGAAATTACGAAGGCCCAACTGCTCGCATGGCGGCTGGGCCAGCTCATGGACGCCGGTAAAGCTACCACGGTCCAGATTTCAATGGCCAAAAGAAATAATGTGGAAATGGCGCTGAACATCGCCCGCGAAGCGCGTCAGATTCTCGGCGCAATGGGCATCACCGGTGAATACCCCGTTATGCGCCACATGATGAACCTCGAATCGGTGATCACCTACGAGGGAACGCACGATATTCATTTGCTGATCCTCGGAGCGGAAATTACGGGGATTCAGGCGTTTAAATAG